AATCAAAATAAAAGAAGGTGAAATCTTTTGATTCTGATAATAAATGGTCCTAACTTGAATATGTTGGGGAAACGTCCTAAAGATATCTATGGAGCTGAAACTTACGAAGACTTAAAAAACCAGATAAACCATTTTGCACAAAATAATAGTATAGATGTTGAGTTTTTTCAATCAAACTCAGAAGGTCAAATCATAGATAGAATTCAAAAATTGGATTTTGAAGCTTTAATAATCAATCCAGGTGCTTATACACATTATTCTTATGCGATAAGAGATGCCTTGGAAATTGTAAATGTGCCAAAAGTGGAGGTTCATCTAACAAATATCATGGCAAGGGAAAGTTTTAGGCAAACATCTGTTACCTCTTCCTCATGCGATGGGGTCATATCTGGATTCGGATTCTATGGATATATATTAGCTTTAGAATACCTAAAAGAAAAGTTGAAAGAGCAAGCTTAATCATACAAAGCTGCAGGTTACAGGGCGGAGCCCTTTTGCCGTTTTATGCAAAAAGCTTTTTAAGTTTGCTGCGTGTGCAAACCATGTTTTTAAATGATTTTGACCTTGATTTGGGGTTTTTAAGGGGCTTGCCCCTTAACGTCCGGGTGAAGGGGCGCTAACACAAGGTTTTAAAGCTTATAAAAACACTATAAAAATCTATCAACTTAGGAGGTAAAAAGTGAAAGAAATCATTTTAGGAATCGTACAAGGTCTAACAGAATTTCTTCCCGTATCCAGTTCAGGACATCTGGCTATATTTTCATCCTTTATGAATATCGACACCAACGTACCGTATTTCGCCCTTCTTCATTTATCCACTTTTTTTGCTGTATTGTTCTTTGTTTGGAAAGAAGTCGTCAATTTGATCAAGGGACTCTTTAAATGGGAAAAAGAATCACTTTCTCTAATCTTTAAATTAATCATTTCTTCGATTCCAGCTGCTATTGTAGGTTTCACTTTGGAATCTTCGATCGAATCAGCCTTTTCTTCTCTTACATTGATAGGAGTTTTTTTAATGGTAACAGCCGTCTTTTTATTAATTTCTGACACACTAAAAGGGAAAAAGAGTTTAACAGAGATAACCTATGTTGATGCTTTGGTTATAGGTCTCATGCAAGCTATTGCAATATTTCCAGGGATATCAAGAAGCGGTGCAACGTTGTTTGGTGCACTTTTAATGAAAACAAAAAGGGAAGATGCACTGAAATATTCCTTTTTGATGAGTCTTCCTGTAACCTTTGGAGCAGGTATTTTTGAAATAAATAAGGTAACTTTTACTCCTTGGGTAATTTTAGGTGGATTGTTTGCTTTCTTATTTGGCTTGTTGGGATTGTATCTATTGAAAAAAACGGTCTTAGTTGGAAAACTAAAATATTTTTCATATTATTGTTTTGCTATCGGACTCTTAGCCATTATTATTTAGCATCTAAAACTTTGTTTAGGTAATCTTATAAAATATTTGATATAATATTTAAGAGAACCTCAATAAAGTAGCAGGGAGTTTATGGTTTGAGAAAACAAGAAAGGCTAAAAAAAATACTTAACATTCTTTCTACAAGTAAATATTCAATACCAGGGCAACAACTTGCTGAAAGATTTGGTGTAACAAGGCAAGTAATAGTAAAAGATATTGCTATTCTGAAAGCCCAAGGTTATGATATACAATCTTCACCAAAAGGTTATTCAATGAATAAGAACAACAAATTGATTAAACTGATTGCTGTTAAACACACCCCGGAACAAATTGAAGATGAATTAAAAACCATTGTAAACTGTGGTGGTAGAGTAATTGACGTTTCTGTAGAGCATCCTGTATATGGAGAATTAAGTGGTAGAATTGATGTAGATTCCATCGAAGAAGTAGAAACCTTTATAGCAAAATTAAAGACTTCTAAACCTTTATCAATAATAAACAATGGAGTTCATTTACACAGGATTGAAGTAGAAAACGAGGATCAATTTAACTGCATAAAAAGAGAACTAAAAAAGCGAAAAATTTTGTTAGACTAACCAAGTTTTTGAGATTCCAAAGAAAGTAAAGACCTAAAAGTGAGGGATGAAAAAAATGAAAAAAAGCATTTTAGCAACTCTCATTATCCTACTGTTTTCATTTAGCCTATTTGCTGCAGTTGAAGATACTGTTAAAGAGGCCCGTTTCGCTGTTGAGGAGTTATTATCAAAACCAGATAGCGGAGCTTTTGTTCAATTAGTAGAAATGTCAGAAGGCTTAGTAATTTTTCCCACATTTTATAAATTGGGTTATGTGGTTGGTGGACAGTATGGTGAAGGCATTGTATTAAGAAAAGATAGTGAAACAGGAAAATGGTACGGACCATCATTTGTAAACATATATGGATTAAGCTGGGGAGCACAAATAGGAGTACAATCCGCAGCATTAATTTTAGTTGTAATGAATGAAAAAGGAATGGAAGGGTTCATGGGAAACAACTTTACATTAGGAGGTTCAGTCGGTATTTCTGCTGGACCATTGGGTAGACAGCTTTCTGCAGATTTAGATTATAAATTACAAGCATCCATCTATTCTTATTCTATTGCAAAGGGTTTCTACGCTGGAGTTTCTGTTGAAGGGGCTTATATAAGAGCAGATGATAATGCCAATGAGGATTATTATAACGAATCTCTTTCACCTGAGCAAATTTTAAAAGAAAAAGAAGTCGATAACGAAGCAAAACAGATAGTAGAACTATTAGAAAAGGCGGTACTAGAAAGCCAGTTAAAAGATAAAGAAATAACTTAAAAAGGTTGCTACTAAAGTTTTAGAAACTCTAAAAACAATAACAAAAATTCAATAAAGGGAGGAAACAAATCATGCCTTACGTAAACACAAAAGATATTTTAGAAAAGGCGAATAAGGAGTACTATGCTGTTGCAGCTTTTAACATTAACAATCTTGAGTTTCTTCAAGCTATTGTCGAAGGAGGGATAGAGAAAAAATCTCCCCTGATAATAGAAACAAGTGAAGGAGCAATGAAGTATGCTGGTATGGGTGATCCTTTGAGAGGAGCAAGCCTGTTTGTAAAAATGGTTAGAGAGTTTGCAGATTCTTTAGATATACCAATCGCTCTGCATTTAGACCACGGGAAGAATTTTAAATATATAATATCCGCAATAAAAGCTGGTTATTCATCTGTAATGATAGATGCATCGGATAAACCATTGGAAGAAAATATAAAAACTACGAAAGATATTGTAAGAATAGCCCATGCAGCAGGTGTTTCAGTGGAAGCAGAATTAGGAAAGTTAGCTGGAATAGAAGACAACGTCGCTTCAGCTGAATCTGTTCTAGTTAATCCCGATGAGGCGAAATATTTTGTAGAGGAAACCCAAGTTGATTTTCTAGCTCCAGCCATTGGTACTTCCCACGGGGCATTTAAGTTTAAAGGAGAAGCTAAATTAGACTTTGATAGATTGAAAAAAGTTAAAGAATTGACAAAAATGCCTTTGGTACTACACGGTGCTTCAAGTGTTGTACAAGAAATGGTCGAAATAGCTGAAAATTATGGAGCTGATTTCGGAGGATCAAAAGGTGTCCCTTCAGATATATTGAAAGAAACCGTTCGATTAGGTATAAATAAAGTAAATACTGATACTGACCTTAGAATGGCTTTTGTTGCAGGATTAAGAGAATTCTTGCAGAACAATCCCAAAGAGTTTGATCCTAGAAAATACATGGAAACGGCAAAAACCTATGTGAAAAAAGTTGTTTCTGATAGATTGGAGCTTTTAGGTTCTGCTAATAAAGCTTAACTCAAAGTACAGCCATGGCTTCCATGGTTGTACTTTTTTAATTTTATCCAATCAAGAGTCACTAAGATTGTGAAAAAAAGATTTTGATTTTAAAAGGAGCGCTAATATTAATTTTTAGAATTTCTAGAATAGGAGGATTTCGAATGAAAATACTAGTGATCAACTCCGGAAGTTCATCCTTAAAATATCAAATATTGGAAATGGAAAACGAAAGTTGTCTAGTTAAAGGGTTGGTTGAAAGAATAGGGGAACAAGAATCGGATATTGAACAAGAAAGTGAAGGAAAAGAGTACAAAAACATAACCAAGATAAAAGATCATGAAGAAGCGTTGAAAAAAGTTATGGAATTGATAATTGATCCTGAATATGGATGTTTGAGAGAATTAAGTGAGATAGATGCGGTTGGGCACAGGGTGGTACATGGAGGAGAAGAGTTTTTCTCTTCCGTACTGATAGATGAAGAAGTTATTAAAGCTATAGAAGATAACGCTGATCTTGCTCCTTTACATAATCCTCCCAATTTGATGGGCATAAGAGCAGCTAAAAAATTATTACCCAACGTACCTCAAGTAGCGGTATTTGATACAGCATTTCACCATTCGATGCCAGAGAAGGCATATATGTATGGCTTACCTTACGAACTCTACCAAAAGCACAAGATAAGGCGGTACGGATTTCATGGGACCAGTCACAGGTACGTATCTAAAAAAGCCTCTGAGATATTAAAAAAAGATATGAAGGAATTAAAGATGATAACGGCACATTTAGGTAACGGTGCATCTTTAGCTGCGATTGACAGAGGAAAAGTGATCGACACATCGATGGGGTTCACACCTTTGGAAGGATTGATAATGGGAACAAGAAGTGGAGATATAGATCCAGGCATCGTTCTTTTTCTTACAAGAAAAGGTTACAGCGTTGATGAAGTGGACGATCTGTTGAACAAAAGAAGTGGTGTTTATGGTTTAAGTGAAATGAGCAACGACATGAGAGACATCAGAAAAGGAATAGAAAATGGGGATAAAAAGGCAAAGTTGGCATACGATGTGTATGTATATCGTTTAGCAAAATACATAGGAAGTTATATAACCGTACTAAAAGGATTAGATGTGTTGGTATTCACAGCGGGTGTGGGAGAAAATGACGAACATGTAAGAATGGACGTCTGTGATTACTTAGACTTCTTTGGAGTTAAAATTGATAAAGAAAAAAATACTTTGTTGAATAGAAAAAACGGAATTATCTCGGCTTCGGATTCTGATGTTGACATTTTAATAGTAAAAACTGACGAGGAATTAATGATAGCTCAAGATACTAAAAGAATAGTGGAAGAATCGAATGACAAATAGTAATGCCCGTTTAAAGGGCATTACTATTTGTTGCTATAACTTTTTGCCAAATTATAGTATTCTTCAGCGTGTTCTTTAATTTGCTCAAACTCTTCGTCAGTAAGATTTCTTATGACCTTTGCCGGAACCCCTAACACCAAACTCTTGGGAGGAATTATTTTGTTTTCTGTTACCAAAGCTCCCGCCCCAATAAGACACCCTTCACCTATCTTTGCACCGTTTAATATAATTGCTCCCATACCTATGAGACAATTATCAGAGATTTCACAGCCGTGTATAATAGCGTTGTGCCCAATAGTAACGTAACTACCAATTATAGTTGGATATTCGGTGTCAATATGAACCACTGAGTTATCTTGTATATTTGAGAATTCTCCAATGGTTATAGAACCAATATCTGCCCTCAATGTGGCATTGTACCAAATACTAGATCCTTTAGCGATCTTTACATCTCCAATAATTTGACAACCAGGAGCTAAAAAAACATCTTCTTCAACAACAGGATATTTGCCTTTGTACTCATGAAGCATAATTTCACCTCTTTAATTTAGCTAAAAGTTTTTGTGGTATAATTATACATCAAAAATAGAATAAAAAAAACCGGATCCACGATGGATCCGGCAAGAATGTCTGGGTTTATCTCAGGGGGATAGGGGGATCTTTCTTTTTCACTTCTATTATAATATAGAATGTGTTAAACTTCAAGGTAAATGAGTTACTATTATATTTAAAACAGTTAAAGATTTGTATACTATTATTAAGCCAAAAATAAGGAGGGATTCTTCTGAATAAAGTCTATGATTTTCACACACACACAATTTTGAGTGATGGAGAATTAATTTGCAGCGAACAAATAAGACGCGCACAAACCCACGGTTATGCAGTTATTGCAATATCTGATCATGTGGATGAGTCCAACATAGATTTTGTTTTAAGTAGTTTGACTAAATTTGTTGATAATGAAAGCAGTTTCTTTGAAGGGATCAAGATTTTGAAGGGGGTTGAAATTACACATGTTCCCCCATTATTAATAGATAAACTTGCAAAACATGCAAAAGAAAACGGGGCGGATATTGTGTTGGTTCACGGAGAAACTATAGTTGAACCGGTTTTTCAGAAAACTGACTATTACGCTGTAACATCAAAATATGTAGATATTTTAGCTCACCCTGGTTTAATTACCGAGGAAGAAGTTGCCCTGGCTGCTAGCAATGGAGTTTTCTTAGAATTAAGTGCCAGAAAGGGTCATAGTTTATCCAATGGGCATGTAGCAAAATTGGCTCAAAAATATGATGCAAAATTACTGGTAAATAGCGACGCGCACGGACCAGACGATTTTTTAGACTACGATTTTAGTTTAAAAGTGGCTATGTCTGCTGGTTTAAACATGGAAGAGGCAAAAAAGGTAGTGGAAAGAAACCCTTTAGAATTATTGAAATAATATTTTTAATGGAAGATTTACCAAAAATTTTTATTTCTTTATGTATTTTTAGAACCAAATCACATTATTGGTGTCTAAATTAATGGTTTCATTGCGAGACTTTCTAATTTTAAGGGTGTTGTGTAGTGCCTTTTTTCTATGAAAGGAGGGAATGAAGTGAGCAGCAAAAGAATAAGTGAAAAAGAAGAGAAAAAAATCATGAGAGGAATAGAGAATATTGATTTTGAAGAATCTGAAAAAGACGGTGATACTGTTAAAGTTAAAGTGAAAAAATCCAAGGAAAAAGTAAAATCAGTAGACACTTTTATTTCATTATTAATAAATAAAGCAAAAAAAAATGGCAATAAGTTATCTTATTCCGATATCGATCATGCAATTCCTACAAATGTAGCTGACGAAATAGATAGTGACTACATTGAAAAGATTTACGATGCTTTGGAATCAGAAGGAATAGAAATTTTAGAAGAAGAAGTTGAAGAAGAGCAGGATGCCTTAAATGAAACGGAATATGAAAATGAAGAAATTGAAGAATTATTTTCAGATACAGAGCTTAAAATGTATGACAATATCTCCTTAGGTGATCCTATAAAAATATATCTCAAAGAAATAAGCAAAGTTGAGCTTTTAAGTCCTTCAAGAGAAAGACAACTAGCAAGACGAGCTCAAAAAGGTGATCAAAGGGCCAGAGATGAATTGATAAAGGCAAATTTAAGGTTAGTTATCAGTATAGCCAAAAGATACACGGGTAGAGGGTTGACTTTTTTAGATTTGATCCAAGAGGGAAATATCGGATTGATAAAGGCTGTAGACAAATTTGACTGGAGGAAAGGTTTTAAGTTCTCTACTTATGCAACATGGTGGATTAGGCAGGCAATTACTAGAGCCATAGCCGATCAAGCAAGAACTATTAGAATCCCCGTCCATTTAGTCGAAACTATAAACAGAATGAACAAAGTTATCAGAGAGTATTTACAAGAAAACGGAGATTATCCTTCAGCAAAAGAACTTGCAGAAATTTTAGATAAACCAGAAGATAAAATTAATGAAATCCTAATGAGTGCAAAAGATGTACTTTCTTTAAATTCACCTATTTCTAGCGGTAATGGTGATGATGAAGAATCAGAAACGGGAGATTTTATAAGTACCGATGAAACAACACCAGAAGAAGAAGCTCAAAAAATGATTATGAAAGAAAGGTTAGAGGAAGTCCTTGACACTTTAAATTCTAAAGAGGCATTGGTTTTGAAAATGAGGTATGGATTCTTAGATGGTAAACAGAAGACCTTAGAAGAAGTTGGACAGTTCTTCAACGTTACAAGGGAAAGAATAAGGCAGATAGAAACTAAGGCGTTGAGAAAATTGAGACATCCTAACAGAGTAGCTCAATTAAAAGATATTGTGGAAAGTTAAGAAAAAGCCGCCTCGACGAGGCGGCTTTTTAAATTTTATTGGGGTTGCACCAATTATAGGCGCATTTTTTACACATTTTCCCCATTGAGTGCTTCATCCAACGTATGCCAAGCGAGGGTGAAACATTTGGTTCTCATAGGAAATTTGGAGATATCAGAAAAAATTTCTATCCCATCTACTAATTCTTTATCAAATTCTTTGCCTTGTGACATTTTAATAATTTCTTGAAAAATTTTATTTGCCTCGTCTACTGTTTTTCTTTCAAGGTATTCACACATCATCGAAGCACTTGCCTGACTTATAATACAACCATGTCCTGTGAAAGTAATTTCTTTTATTATGTTATCTTCTACTTTCAAATAAAGGGTTATCTCGTCTCCACAAGATAAATTCTTTCCTTCGGCTTTCTTAGCGTTTTTTATCTCTTTTTTGTACCTCTCATTTTTTGCATAATCTAATATTATATCAGAGTAAAGTTCTTCTAAACCTATTTCAACCACTCCCAAACTTTTTTTAATCCTTCACATAATTTATCAACATCTTCTTCTTCGTTATACAAATAGAAGCTTACCCTGCACGTGGCGGTTGTACCAAACTCTTTCATCAATGGCTGTGCGCAATGATGACCACTTCTAATTGCTACTCCAGTTAAATCGTTCAACAAGTGAGCTACATCGTGTGGATGTACACCTTTGATATTGAAGGATATTATTGACTGTTGTGTTTCATCTTGGGGGCCGAATACTTCTAAAAAATCCAACTCTTTTAATTTTTTTAATGCGTATAAGGTAAGTTGTTTGTCGTGGTCTTGAATATTATCCATGCCAATACTTTCAAGTATTTCTATGGCTTTAGCCAATCCTACCGCTCCATCAACGTTTGGAGTTCCGGCCTCAAATTTGTAAGGTAACACGTTAAAAGTAGTCCCATCGGTAGAAACTTTATCGATCATTTCTCCACCAAACAAAAAAGGGGTCATCATATTTAAATACTTTCTTTTTCCATACAAAACACCTATTCCTGTGGGTCCGAGCATCTTATGGCCGGAAAAGGCTAGAAAGTCACAATCCATATTCTTCACATCGATAGGCATGTGTGGTACAGCTTGGGCACCGTCCACAACAATAATTATATCTTGTCTAATATTTCTAAGCTGTTTTACTAAAGTATTAACTGGGATAAGTTGACCGGTTACATTTGACAAAGCGGTAATACTTACTAACTTAGTTTTGTTGGTAACATGCTTGAGAAAATCAGATAAATCAAAAATTCCATTTTTTGCGGAATAGTACTTTATCTTTAAATTAAAAATTTTAGATATCTGCTGCCAAGGAACAAAGTTTGCATGATGTTCTATTGTAGATATCAAAATTTCGTCATCAGATTGCAAAATATTTGAAACTGCAACGGAATATGCTATAAGATTAAGAGATTCAGTCGCACCTTTTGTGAAAATAACTTCTTTGGCTTCAGCGTTTATGAAATTTGCAACTTTACTCCTTGCATCTTCATAATACTGAGTAGCTTCAGCTGCTAAGGTATGTGTTGATCTGTGGACGTTGGCATGATGGTTGAGGCTGTATTCATTTACAGCATCCATAACTTCCTTTGGTCTTAATGTCGTGGCAGCATTGTCAAGATAGATCAATTTATGCCCGTTTATTTTTCTTTTTAAAGCTGGAAATATCTCCTCATATTCTTTGGAAGATAACATCTTTTACCACCTGACTCATCCCTTCATCGAATACTTTAATTCCATCTATGGCAGATTCAAATAAACCTGAAGAGATTAACTTTTTAGCTTCTTCCAACGAGAATCCACGAGTCATCAAATAATATAATTTTTCCTTTTCAATAGAACCTACTGTAGCAGCATGTGCGGCATTTACTTCATTTTCATCCACCAACAAACTGGGGAGCGCTTCGGCTTTGGCTTTTTCAGAAAGGGTTAAAGTGTACTCTGATTCGGATGCATTAGCCTCTTTTGCACCCTTTTTCAAATCTAAGAAACCCCTGAATATCGCCTTTGCTTTGTCTTTTATAACGCCTTTGGCATCAATTGCCCCAGTTGTTTCAGGTGAATAGAACCTCATTAAATAAAGCATGTCAATAACGTTATCCTCATCTCCCAAAAAATAAGGGAACAAATGAGCCTGTGCGCCTTCTCCTGCAAGTCTAAACACAATATGAGGTGAGGTAATTCTTCCACCAATATTTAGATCTATGACTTCAACTTTTCCATTTTTTTGTACTTCAATAAGTGTGTTATCAATGTTTATACTGTCGTTGTTACATAAGTTTATATTTATCAGCTCTAAAGAAGCATTTTCTTTCACTATTATTCTATTTGAAGTTGTTCTAAATAACTTTTCATTTTTGCTTGGCATTAAATACCTAATTACTGTGGCTTTAGAGAATGGGCTTATGTTATAAACTGAGGTCTCATAAATTGGGAACTTCCAGTCATACGTCAAAGTAATCGGTTCTCTTTCTTCTCCTTCGTTAGTCTTTAGATAAAAACCAGTATTAGAAAAAGCTTCAGCCATCAATAAAAATTTCCTATGAGCACCTTCAAAGTCGTATTTGGCTAAGATTTCTATTCCATCCTGGTCGATTCCATTCAAACCTAATATCTTCCCTGTTGTGCTAACAGGGACAAAGGAAACGTATTTATCTGGTTCATACCCATTTAATTTAGCCCTTTTCCATTTAGGGAAACCCCAATTTTTGTAAGCTTCGTATCTATAATTTTTGAATGTTTTTAACATTTCATTAGAGATGTGTTCCAATGATGCTTGAAATTCGTAATCCCCGTAATCTCTTTTTGGTGTAATTTGAGGAACTTGCCATTCAACCGCTTTTAGATCTTTATGCCTCATATCTATAGGTTTCTCAAAAATTGTCTCCATGGTTGTTCACTCCTTGTTATAACTATTTCAGTCAAAATGGTTATCCTATGCTTGATTCTACTTCTAAATTAATTAATCTATTCAGTTCGATAGCGTACTCTAATGGAAGCTCTTTTGCAAAAGGCTCTACAAAACCTCTAACTACCATGGCTTTAGCCTCAGCTTCACTTAACCCTCTACTCATCAAATAGTAAATCTGCTCTTCTTTGATTCTACCTATACGCGCTTCGTGTCCAACATCCGCTTCATCAGTGTAAACTTCGATAAGAGGCACGGTATCACTTTTAGATTCGTTATCAAGCATCAAGGCTTGACAAGATACCGAAGCTTTCGCACCTTTGGCGTTTTCTCCTATCTTCAACCATCCTCTGTAAAAAGCCCAACCACCACCGATACTTATACTTCGTGCATCAACATTTGCGCTAGTATATGGTGCGAACATGAAAACTTTTGAACCTGAATCCATATGCTGGTTTGGCCCAGCATAAGTGATCGCCTTAGTTTCCGTTTTCGCTCCTTTGCCTTTGAGTATTGAAGATGGGTATATCATCGTTTTATGACTCCCCAAAGAACCTGATACCCATTCCATTATACCATCTTCATCAACAATCGCTCTTTTTGTATTCAAA
The DNA window shown above is from Petrotoga mexicana DSM 14811 and carries:
- the aroQ gene encoding type II 3-dehydroquinate dehydratase, yielding MILIINGPNLNMLGKRPKDIYGAETYEDLKNQINHFAQNNSIDVEFFQSNSEGQIIDRIQKLDFEALIINPGAYTHYSYAIRDALEIVNVPKVEVHLTNIMARESFRQTSVTSSSCDGVISGFGFYGYILALEYLKEKLKEQA
- a CDS encoding undecaprenyl-diphosphate phosphatase, translating into MKEIILGIVQGLTEFLPVSSSGHLAIFSSFMNIDTNVPYFALLHLSTFFAVLFFVWKEVVNLIKGLFKWEKESLSLIFKLIISSIPAAIVGFTLESSIESAFSSLTLIGVFLMVTAVFLLISDTLKGKKSLTEITYVDALVIGLMQAIAIFPGISRSGATLFGALLMKTKREDALKYSFLMSLPVTFGAGIFEINKVTFTPWVILGGLFAFLFGLLGLYLLKKTVLVGKLKYFSYYCFAIGLLAIII
- a CDS encoding transcription repressor NadR, with the protein product MRKQERLKKILNILSTSKYSIPGQQLAERFGVTRQVIVKDIAILKAQGYDIQSSPKGYSMNKNNKLIKLIAVKHTPEQIEDELKTIVNCGGRVIDVSVEHPVYGELSGRIDVDSIEEVETFIAKLKTSKPLSIINNGVHLHRIEVENEDQFNCIKRELKKRKILLD
- a CDS encoding lipid-binding SYLF domain-containing protein, with product MKKSILATLIILLFSFSLFAAVEDTVKEARFAVEELLSKPDSGAFVQLVEMSEGLVIFPTFYKLGYVVGGQYGEGIVLRKDSETGKWYGPSFVNIYGLSWGAQIGVQSAALILVVMNEKGMEGFMGNNFTLGGSVGISAGPLGRQLSADLDYKLQASIYSYSIAKGFYAGVSVEGAYIRADDNANEDYYNESLSPEQILKEKEVDNEAKQIVELLEKAVLESQLKDKEIT
- the fba gene encoding class II fructose-1,6-bisphosphate aldolase produces the protein MPYVNTKDILEKANKEYYAVAAFNINNLEFLQAIVEGGIEKKSPLIIETSEGAMKYAGMGDPLRGASLFVKMVREFADSLDIPIALHLDHGKNFKYIISAIKAGYSSVMIDASDKPLEENIKTTKDIVRIAHAAGVSVEAELGKLAGIEDNVASAESVLVNPDEAKYFVEETQVDFLAPAIGTSHGAFKFKGEAKLDFDRLKKVKELTKMPLVLHGASSVVQEMVEIAENYGADFGGSKGVPSDILKETVRLGINKVNTDTDLRMAFVAGLREFLQNNPKEFDPRKYMETAKTYVKKVVSDRLELLGSANKA
- a CDS encoding acetate kinase, producing MKILVINSGSSSLKYQILEMENESCLVKGLVERIGEQESDIEQESEGKEYKNITKIKDHEEALKKVMELIIDPEYGCLRELSEIDAVGHRVVHGGEEFFSSVLIDEEVIKAIEDNADLAPLHNPPNLMGIRAAKKLLPNVPQVAVFDTAFHHSMPEKAYMYGLPYELYQKHKIRRYGFHGTSHRYVSKKASEILKKDMKELKMITAHLGNGASLAAIDRGKVIDTSMGFTPLEGLIMGTRSGDIDPGIVLFLTRKGYSVDEVDDLLNKRSGVYGLSEMSNDMRDIRKGIENGDKKAKLAYDVYVYRLAKYIGSYITVLKGLDVLVFTAGVGENDEHVRMDVCDYLDFFGVKIDKEKNTLLNRKNGIISASDSDVDILIVKTDEELMIAQDTKRIVEESNDK
- a CDS encoding gamma carbonic anhydrase family protein, whose product is MLHEYKGKYPVVEEDVFLAPGCQIIGDVKIAKGSSIWYNATLRADIGSITIGEFSNIQDNSVVHIDTEYPTIIGSYVTIGHNAIIHGCEISDNCLIGMGAIILNGAKIGEGCLIGAGALVTENKIIPPKSLVLGVPAKVIRNLTDEEFEQIKEHAEEYYNLAKSYSNK
- a CDS encoding histidinol phosphate phosphatase domain-containing protein — protein: MNKVYDFHTHTILSDGELICSEQIRRAQTHGYAVIAISDHVDESNIDFVLSSLTKFVDNESSFFEGIKILKGVEITHVPPLLIDKLAKHAKENGADIVLVHGETIVEPVFQKTDYYAVTSKYVDILAHPGLITEEEVALAASNGVFLELSARKGHSLSNGHVAKLAQKYDAKLLVNSDAHGPDDFLDYDFSLKVAMSAGLNMEEAKKVVERNPLELLK
- the rpoD gene encoding RNA polymerase sigma factor RpoD, which encodes MRGIENIDFEESEKDGDTVKVKVKKSKEKVKSVDTFISLLINKAKKNGNKLSYSDIDHAIPTNVADEIDSDYIEKIYDALESEGIEILEEEVEEEQDALNETEYENEEIEELFSDTELKMYDNISLGDPIKIYLKEISKVELLSPSRERQLARRAQKGDQRARDELIKANLRLVISIAKRYTGRGLTFLDLIQEGNIGLIKAVDKFDWRKGFKFSTYATWWIRQAITRAIADQARTIRIPVHLVETINRMNKVIREYLQENGDYPSAKELAEILDKPEDKINEILMSAKDVLSLNSPISSGNGDDEESETGDFISTDETTPEEEAQKMIMKERLEEVLDTLNSKEALVLKMRYGFLDGKQKTLEEVGQFFNVTRERIRQIETKALRKLRHPNRVAQLKDIVES
- the sufU gene encoding Fe-S cluster assembly sulfur transfer protein SufU, with the protein product MVEIGLEELYSDIILDYAKNERYKKEIKNAKKAEGKNLSCGDEITLYLKVEDNIIKEITFTGHGCIISQASASMMCEYLERKTVDEANKIFQEIIKMSQGKEFDKELVDGIEIFSDISKFPMRTKCFTLAWHTLDEALNGENV
- a CDS encoding cysteine desulfurase; the encoded protein is MLSSKEYEEIFPALKRKINGHKLIYLDNAATTLRPKEVMDAVNEYSLNHHANVHRSTHTLAAEATQYYEDARSKVANFINAEAKEVIFTKGATESLNLIAYSVAVSNILQSDDEILISTIEHHANFVPWQQISKIFNLKIKYYSAKNGIFDLSDFLKHVTNKTKLVSITALSNVTGQLIPVNTLVKQLRNIRQDIIIVVDGAQAVPHMPIDVKNMDCDFLAFSGHKMLGPTGIGVLYGKRKYLNMMTPFLFGGEMIDKVSTDGTTFNVLPYKFEAGTPNVDGAVGLAKAIEILESIGMDNIQDHDKQLTLYALKKLKELDFLEVFGPQDETQQSIISFNIKGVHPHDVAHLLNDLTGVAIRSGHHCAQPLMKEFGTTATCRVSFYLYNEEEDVDKLCEGLKKVWEWLK
- a CDS encoding SufD family Fe-S cluster assembly protein codes for the protein METIFEKPIDMRHKDLKAVEWQVPQITPKRDYGDYEFQASLEHISNEMLKTFKNYRYEAYKNWGFPKWKRAKLNGYEPDKYVSFVPVSTTGKILGLNGIDQDGIEILAKYDFEGAHRKFLLMAEAFSNTGFYLKTNEGEEREPITLTYDWKFPIYETSVYNISPFSKATVIRYLMPSKNEKLFRTTSNRIIVKENASLELININLCNNDSINIDNTLIEVQKNGKVEVIDLNIGGRITSPHIVFRLAGEGAQAHLFPYFLGDEDNVIDMLYLMRFYSPETTGAIDAKGVIKDKAKAIFRGFLDLKKGAKEANASESEYTLTLSEKAKAEALPSLLVDENEVNAAHAATVGSIEKEKLYYLMTRGFSLEEAKKLISSGLFESAIDGIKVFDEGMSQVVKDVIFQRI